The following proteins come from a genomic window of Malus sylvestris chromosome 4, drMalSylv7.2, whole genome shotgun sequence:
- the LOC126618942 gene encoding importin subunit alpha-2-like, which translates to MSLRPNARAEVRRNRYKVAVDAEEGRRRREDNMVEIRKNRREESLQKKRREGLQTQQLPSSLHSSGLDKKLEHLPSMVSGVWGDEGSLQLEATTQFRKLLSIERSPPIEEVIQAGVVPRFVEFLMREDFPQLQFEAAWALTNIASGTSDNTKVVIDHGAVPIFVKLLSSPSDDVREQAVWALGNVAGDSPRCRDLVLGNGALLPLLSQLNENAKLSMLRNATWTLSNFCRGKPQPPFDQVKPALPALARLIHSNDEEVLTDACWALSYLSDGTNDKIQAVIESGVCPRLVELLMHPSPSVLIPALRTVGNIVTGDDMQTQVIIQHQALPCLLNLLTNNYKKSIKKEACWTISNITAGNKDQIRAVVEANIISPLVNLLQNAEFDIKKEAAWAISNATSGGSHEQIKFLVSQGCIKPLCDLLVCPDPRIVTVCLEGLENILKVGEAEKNLGTTGGVNLYAQAIEDADGLEKIESLQSHDNTEIYEKAVKMLETYWLEDDDETMPPGDAAPAAFNFGGNDVPTVPSGGFNFG; encoded by the exons ATGTCGTTGAGGCCGAACGCGAGGGCGGAGGTCCGCCGGAACAGGTACAAGGTGGCTGTGGACGCAGAGGAGGGGCGGCGTCGGAGGGAGGACAACATGGTGGAGATCAGGAAGAACCGTAGAGAAGAGAGCCTCCAGAAGAAGCGCCGCGAGGGGCTTCAAACTCAGCAGTTGCCCTCCAGTCTTCACTCCTCCGGTCTGGATAAGAAG CTAGAGCATTTACCATCCATGGTTTCTGGTGTTTGGGGTGATGAGGGCAGTTTGCAGCTTGAGGCAACAACTCAGTTTAGGAAGTTGCTTTCAATTG AACGTAGCCCTCCGATTGAGGAAGTCATACAAGCGGGTGTCGTTCCTCGCTTTGTTGAGTTTCTAATGAGGGAGGATTTTCCACAACTTCAG TTTGAGGCTGCTTGGGCTCTTACAAACATTGCTTCTGGGACATCTGATAATACAAAGGTGGTAATTGATCACGGAGCTGTTCCGATATTTGTGAAACTGCTTAGTTCTCCGAGTGATGATGTTCGTGAGCAG GCTGTTTGGGCACTGGGAAATGTTGCTGGTGATTCCCCTAGATGCCGTGATCTTGTACTTGGTAATGGGGCTTTGCTTCCATTGCTTTCGCAGCTTAATGAGAATGCAAAGCTCTCTATGCTGAGAAACGCAACTTGGACACTGTCAAATTTTTGCAGGGGCAAACCACAGCCTCCATTTGATCag gTTAAGCCTGCCCTTCCAGCTCTTGCGCGTTTGATTCATTCAAACGATGAAGAAGTTTTGACTGATGCTTGTTGGGCTCTTTCTTATCTTTCTGATGGTACAAATGACAAGATCCAAGCTGTTATTGAATCTGGAGTGTGCCCCCGGCTTGTTGAGCTTTTAAT GCATCCATCCCCTTCTGTTCTCATTCCTGCTCTCCGCACGGTTGGAAATATTGTTACCGGAGATGATATGCAAACTCAG GTTATCATCCAACATCAAGCTCTTCCTTGCCTGCTGAACCTTTTGACTAACAATTACAAAAAGAGCATCAAGAAGGAAGCTTGCTGGACTATTTCAAACATCACGGCCGGAAACAAGGATCAGATCCGG GCTGTAGTTGAAGCAAATATAATCAGTCCTCTTGTTAATCTGCTTCAAAATGCTGAGTTTGATATAAAGAAAGAGGCTGCATGGGCGATCTCAAATGCTACCTCTGGCGGTTCTCATGAACAGATAAA GTTTCTAGTTAGTCAAGGGTGTATCAAGCCACTCTGTGATCTTCTTGTCTGCCCAGATCCTAGAATTGTTACCGTCTGTTTAGAGGGCCTGGAGAACATTTTGAAGGTTGGTGAAGCCGAGAAGAACCTGGGGACTACCGGGGGTGTGAATCTCTATGCTCAAGCGATTGAAGATGCTGATGGGTTAGAGAAAATTGAAAGTCTCCAGAGTCATGACAACACAGAGATTTATGAGAAGGCAGTAAAGATGCTTGAGACATATTGGTTGGAGGACGATGATGAAACAATGCCACCAGGTGACGCTGCTCCAGCTGCGTTCAACTTTGGAGGGAATGACGTTCCAACTGTCCCATCTGGTGGATTCAACTTCGGCTAG
- the LOC126618943 gene encoding syntaxin-43-like: protein MATRNRTLVYRKYRDALKSVRAPTSSSASSSGAGGGPVIELVSTSLLNPNRSYAPLSTEDPGNSSRGVLTVGLPPAWVDLSEEVAANVQRARVKMAELTKAHAKALMPSFGDGKEDQRLIESLTQEITNLIRKSEKRLQRLSAAGPSEDSNVRKNVQRSLATDLQTLSMDLRKKQSTYLKRLRQQTEGQDGDDLEMNLNRSTSRMDGDDLDDMMFNERQMAKIKKNEAFTAEREREIQQVVESVNELAQIMKDLSVLVIDQGTIVDRIDYNIQNVASTVDEGLKQLQKAERTQKQGGMVMCATVLVIMCFVMLVLLILKEIFF, encoded by the exons ATGGCGACGAGGAATCGGACCTTGGTTTACAGAAAGTATAGGGATGCGTTGAAGAGCGTCCGCGCTCCCACGAGCTCCTCCGCTTCGAGCTCCGGCGCCGGTGGCGGCCCGGTCATTGAATTGGTCAGCACTTCGCTTTTGAATCCCAATCGGAGTTATGCTCCGCTCAGTACTGAAGATCCCGGTAATtcaag TCGGGGTGTACTTACTGTTGGTCTACCGCCAGCATGGGTGGATCTTTCGGAAGAGGTAGCAGCAAACGTGCAGCGTGCACGGGTAAAAATGGCTGAGCTGACTAAGGCTCATGCAAAGGCTTTAATGCCTTCTTTTGGAGACGGTAAAGAAGATCAACGTTTGATTGAGAGTCTTACGCAAGAGATAACTAATTTGATAAGGAAATCTGAGAAGAGACTACAGAGGCTTTCTGCAGCTGGGCCTTCTGAAGATTCAAATGTTAGAAAAAATGTGCAG CGCTCTCTTGCCACTGACCTTCAGACCCTGTCAATGGACCTTCGCAAGAAACAATCAACTTATTTGAAGCGACTCAGGCAGCAAACAGAG GGTCAAGATGGGGATGAtttagagatgaacctaaaTAGAAGTACATCGAGAATGGACGGTGATGATTTGGATGACATG ATGTTTAATGAGCGTCAGATGGCCAAGATAAAGAAAAACGAGGCATTCACAGCAGAAAGGGAAAGAGAGATCCAACAG GTTGTGGAGTCTGTGAATGAGCTTGCTCAGATTATGAAGGATTTGTCAGTACTAGTGATAGACCAG GGAACTATTGTTGATAGGATAGACTACAACATTCAGAATGTAGCAAGTACAGTCGATGAGGGCCTCAAGCAATTGCAAAAG GCTGAGAGAACACAGAAACAAGGGGGAATGGTGATGTGTGCTACCGTACTCGTTATCATGTGCTTTGTCATGTTGGTCCTCCTAATCCTCAAGGAGATATTCTTTTGA